The DNA region GATGGGCCGCAAGACCTATGATTCGATCGGCAAGCCGCTGCCGGGACGGCCGAACGTGGTGATCTCGCGGCAAGCGGCGATCGATCATCCCGATGTCAGTATGGCGCATTCACTGCCTGAGGCAATGGACGCGGCTGGAAGGCTGGCGCGCGAAACCGGCGCCGACGAGATCTGCATCATCGGCGGCGGCCAGATCTACGCGCAGGCGATCAATCTTGCCGACCGAATGTGCATCACCCATGTCGAGGCCGACCTCGACGGCGACGCGTCGTTTCCGGCGATCGATCCCGATCTCTGGCAGGCGGCGGAGACGATCGTGGTGCCGGCCGGCGAAAGGGACAGCTATCCCACTCGCTACGTCGTCTATGAACGCCGTCACGCCTGAAAACGAACTATTTTCCAATTAAATTGACCAAGTTTCTCACGCTGCGTTGAAAGCCGGTGCGGCGATACTTATAACGGTCACCAACGCATCGGCCGGTCAGCCCCCACGGTCCCGGATGCGGGGAAGACTTAACGAACAACGAGGTTTTGATGCCCTGGAGCAATCAGAATGGCGGCGGCGGCCCTTGGGGCGGCGGCGGTAACAATCAGGGACCATGGGGCCAGGGGCCGAACCGCCCGCGTGGCGGCAAGGGCGGACCGCCCGATCTGGAAGACATCATCCGGCGCGGCCAGGATCAGTTGCGCAATATCGTTCCCGGCGGTTTCAATGGTGGGGTGGCGGCGATCGTCGTGGCGATCGTCGCCGTTTTCTGGCTGATCCAGTGCGTCTACACCGTCCAGCCGGACGAACGCGGCGTCGAACTGCGCTTCGGCAAGCCGCGAGAGGAAATTTCCATGCCCGGCCTGCATTTCCGCATCTGGCCGATGGACGCGGTCGAGATCGTGAAGGTGACCGAGCAGCAACAGAATATTGGCGGACGCAACAACAGCAATTCGACGGCTGGACTGATGCTCTCCGGCGACCAGAACATCGTCAACGTGCAGTTCTCCGTGCTCTACACAATCAACGACCCGAAATCCTATCTTTTCCGTCTCGAAAATCCGGCTGAAACGCTGCAGCAGGTTTCCGAAAGCGCCATGCGCGAAATCGTCGGCCGGCGCCCGGCACAGGATGCCTTCCGCGATAATCGCGGGCCGATCGAAACCGAAGTGCGCAACATCATCCAGGATACGATGGATCGCTACGGCGCCGGCATTGCGATCAACCGCGTGACGATCGAGGACGTCGCACCGCCGCGTGACGTGGCCGATGCCTTCGAGGAAGTGCAGCGTGCCGATCAGGACAAGCAGCGTCTCGTGGAGGAGGCGAACCAATACGCCAACCAGAAGCTCGGCCAGGCCCGCGGTGACGCGGCCCGCATCCGCGAAGCCGCAGCCGCCTACAAGGACCGGATCGTCAAGGAGGCTGAAGGTGAAGCGCAACGCTTCGTTTCGATCTACGACGAATATTCCAAGGCTCCTGACGTGACGCGGGAGCGGCTGTTCCTGGAGACGATGGAACAGGTCCTGAAGGGTTCCAAGAAAGTGATCATAGACCAAAAGGCGGGCGCCGTGCCCTATCTGCCTCTCAATGAGGTCGGCAAGCCGACGCAGCAACAACAGCAGCAGGGAGGCTGAGACCCATGTCGAACAGACTTCCCGTAGTTCTGGTCCTTCTGGCGGTCATGCTGGTCGGGATCTATTCCTCGGTCTTCGTCGTGACCGCCCGCGAACAGGCTATCGTCGTTCGCTTTGGTGAAATCCAGTCGGTCAAGACTGACCCAGGCATCTATTTCAAACTGCCTTTCGCCTTTGCCGATGCCGACAGGGTGCAATACGTGCCGAAGCAGGAACTGCGCTTCGATCTTGACAACATACGTGTCCAGGTTTCCGGCGGAGCCTTCTATGAGGTGAACGCCTTCCTCATCTACCGCATCAACGACGCGCGCCGTTTCCGCGAAACGGTCTCGGGCGACAGGGAGGCGGCGGAAGCGCGGCTTCGCACGCGTCTCGATTCCGCCTTGCGCAGGGTCTACGGCGTGCGCAGCATCGAAGCCGCGCTCTCCCGGGAGCGCGTGGCGATGATGCTCGAGGTTCGCAACGAGCT from Rhizobium sp. NLR16a includes:
- a CDS encoding dihydrofolate reductase, with amino-acid sequence MADFRRTIIAAVAHNGTIGRDGDMPWRLSSDLKRFKALTLGKPVVMGRKTYDSIGKPLPGRPNVVISRQAAIDHPDVSMAHSLPEAMDAAGRLARETGADEICIIGGGQIYAQAINLADRMCITHVEADLDGDASFPAIDPDLWQAAETIVVPAGERDSYPTRYVVYERRHA
- the hflK gene encoding FtsH protease activity modulator HflK encodes the protein MPWSNQNGGGGPWGGGGNNQGPWGQGPNRPRGGKGGPPDLEDIIRRGQDQLRNIVPGGFNGGVAAIVVAIVAVFWLIQCVYTVQPDERGVELRFGKPREEISMPGLHFRIWPMDAVEIVKVTEQQQNIGGRNNSNSTAGLMLSGDQNIVNVQFSVLYTINDPKSYLFRLENPAETLQQVSESAMREIVGRRPAQDAFRDNRGPIETEVRNIIQDTMDRYGAGIAINRVTIEDVAPPRDVADAFEEVQRADQDKQRLVEEANQYANQKLGQARGDAARIREAAAAYKDRIVKEAEGEAQRFVSIYDEYSKAPDVTRERLFLETMEQVLKGSKKVIIDQKAGAVPYLPLNEVGKPTQQQQQQGG